In Plantibacter sp. PA-3-X8, one DNA window encodes the following:
- a CDS encoding TetR/AcrR family transcriptional regulator, whose amino-acid sequence MARTKDPEAQARISQAVWEVLGDHGPQGLTLRAVAERAGCTTGLVLHRFPDKRALLLHARDLLHERTAARTAALEASAGSPQVALRAVLQQALSLTEETRREARVWLGYLAAALDDDVLAERHRTGHAVFVTRTRRLVAEIRPELPPALVASTATTLVGLVEGLNSLATADTDAYDPAAQLAALDRLLLVLGLDRTAAA is encoded by the coding sequence ATGGCGAGGACGAAGGACCCGGAAGCCCAGGCGAGGATCTCCCAGGCGGTGTGGGAGGTGTTGGGTGACCACGGACCGCAGGGCCTCACCCTGCGCGCGGTGGCGGAGCGCGCCGGGTGCACGACCGGCCTCGTCCTCCATCGGTTCCCGGACAAACGTGCGCTGCTGCTCCATGCTCGGGACCTACTCCACGAGCGGACGGCTGCACGCACCGCGGCACTCGAAGCGAGTGCCGGAAGCCCCCAGGTCGCGCTGCGTGCCGTCCTCCAACAGGCCCTCTCCCTCACCGAGGAGACGCGTCGGGAAGCGCGGGTCTGGCTCGGATATCTGGCCGCCGCCCTGGACGACGACGTCCTCGCCGAGCGGCACCGGACGGGCCACGCCGTGTTCGTGACCCGCACCCGACGCCTGGTCGCCGAGATCCGCCCCGAGCTGCCCCCGGCTCTGGTGGCTTCCACCGCCACCACCCTGGTCGGCCTCGTGGAGGGCCTGAACAGCCTGGCGACGGCCGACACCGACGCGTACGACCCGGCTGCGCAGCTCGCGGCACTCGACCGGTTGCTGCTGGTCCTCGGGCTCGACCGGACGGCCGCCGCATGA
- a CDS encoding DMT family transporter: MAATSFPVLAAGALLLSGTAGVVAQSARAAVDLDIPTISVTPYQAIGIPIALVGAFFLAVGTQLQSRGVGKVEAASSAFGLKQLPQLLGRPSWLIGTLLLGLAIVFQLVALAFAPLIVVQPLGAIALVITALLNARVTRVKITKEQTRAMVLCVAGIGLFVIVAALYAVEEPIRQPQLIIILIMLAVVTLALAGAYALWRRKLHTVFYVVAAGVLYGFVVTLAKVVINRVITQNFEGLTVVGIIALLVAAGLGGFFVQKAHQSGQPDLVVAGLTVVDPLVAVGIGIVVLGEAASAPWFALVLFVVAGAIAVFGVWKLAMRPVPAPGEKPKKPRVI; the protein is encoded by the coding sequence ATGGCGGCGACGTCGTTCCCGGTCCTTGCGGCCGGCGCCCTGCTGCTGTCGGGTACCGCGGGCGTCGTCGCGCAGTCCGCTCGGGCCGCGGTCGATCTCGACATCCCGACGATCAGCGTGACGCCGTACCAGGCGATCGGCATCCCGATCGCCCTCGTCGGCGCCTTCTTCCTGGCGGTGGGGACCCAGCTCCAGTCCCGAGGCGTCGGGAAGGTCGAGGCGGCCTCGTCGGCGTTCGGGCTGAAGCAGCTCCCGCAGCTGCTCGGTCGCCCGTCCTGGCTCATCGGCACCCTGCTGCTCGGCCTGGCCATCGTCTTCCAGCTCGTCGCGCTGGCCTTCGCACCGCTCATCGTCGTGCAGCCGCTCGGGGCGATCGCCCTCGTGATCACGGCACTGTTGAACGCCAGGGTCACCCGGGTCAAGATCACCAAGGAGCAGACCCGCGCGATGGTGCTGTGCGTCGCCGGTATCGGCCTCTTCGTGATCGTCGCCGCGCTCTATGCGGTCGAGGAGCCCATCCGTCAGCCGCAGCTCATCATCATCCTCATCATGCTCGCGGTCGTGACTCTGGCGCTCGCCGGCGCGTACGCGCTGTGGCGCCGGAAGCTGCACACGGTGTTCTACGTGGTCGCGGCAGGCGTCCTGTACGGCTTCGTCGTGACCCTCGCGAAGGTCGTCATCAACCGGGTCATCACGCAGAACTTCGAGGGCCTCACCGTCGTCGGCATCATCGCGTTGCTCGTCGCGGCGGGACTCGGAGGGTTCTTCGTCCAGAAGGCCCACCAGAGCGGACAGCCCGACCTGGTGGTCGCGGGCCTCACCGTCGTCGACCCCCTCGTCGCCGTCGGCATCGGCATCGTCGTGCTCGGTGAGGCGGCCAGCGCTCCCTGGTTCGCGCTCGTGCTCTTCGTCGTCGCCGGCGCGATCGCCGTCTTCGGCGTGTGGAAGCTCGCGATGCGCCCGGTCCCGGCACCGGGGGAGAAGCCGAAGAAGCCGCGCGTCATCTGA
- a CDS encoding AI-2E family transporter, which yields MKTPKLRLPGFSSTPEEREARRAKHQEAKQERAAKAAASSPPSAAVVAALQPSAPSVRINAFRIGLVGGIGVLVALVIGSIVTQLSTTLIYVGVALFIALGLDPLVSWLEQKLPRGLAIAVVFLAVIGAFVGIIFAIVPLLVTQISNFVSDYPRISQQFLNSDFVAWVQNTIGNTLDIDSALNDAFSFLKDPNNLLNIGGGIVAVGAGVASGITGSIIVLILTLYFLASLRSMKAVTYRFLPAYRREGFAQVLEEITQAVGRYVVGQVGLALVNGVLSFIFLSIIGAPFPPLLALLAFIGSMIPLVGTLSASIVNSALCLFVSPVTALIAIIYYLIYMQIEAYVLSPRIMNKAVAVPGALVVIAAFGGGALGGILGALVAIPVAASIIIIVQKVVFPSQDSKVVPENKLGDAETAAVGTSAAAK from the coding sequence ATGAAGACCCCCAAACTCCGGTTGCCCGGGTTCTCCTCCACCCCGGAGGAGCGCGAGGCCAGGCGCGCCAAGCACCAGGAGGCCAAGCAGGAGCGCGCGGCGAAGGCCGCAGCCTCCTCGCCACCGTCGGCAGCCGTGGTCGCGGCCCTCCAGCCCTCGGCTCCGAGCGTGCGCATCAACGCGTTCCGCATCGGCCTCGTCGGGGGTATCGGCGTGCTCGTCGCGCTCGTGATCGGCAGCATCGTCACCCAGCTCAGCACCACCCTGATCTATGTCGGCGTCGCACTGTTCATCGCGCTCGGCCTGGACCCGCTCGTCTCCTGGCTCGAGCAGAAGCTGCCGCGCGGCCTCGCCATCGCCGTCGTCTTCCTCGCCGTGATCGGCGCGTTCGTCGGCATCATCTTCGCCATCGTGCCGCTGCTCGTGACGCAGATCTCGAACTTCGTGAGCGATTACCCCCGGATCTCGCAGCAGTTCCTGAACAGCGACTTCGTCGCGTGGGTGCAGAACACGATCGGGAACACCCTCGACATCGACTCGGCGCTCAACGACGCGTTCTCCTTCCTCAAGGACCCCAACAACCTGTTGAACATCGGTGGCGGCATCGTCGCGGTCGGTGCGGGCGTCGCATCGGGGATCACCGGCTCGATCATCGTCCTCATCCTGACCCTGTACTTCCTCGCGTCGCTGCGCTCGATGAAGGCCGTCACGTACCGCTTCCTCCCCGCCTACCGCCGCGAGGGCTTCGCGCAGGTGCTCGAGGAGATCACGCAGGCCGTCGGACGATACGTCGTCGGGCAGGTCGGGCTCGCGCTGGTCAACGGTGTGCTGAGCTTCATCTTCCTCAGCATCATCGGAGCGCCCTTCCCGCCGCTGCTCGCCCTGCTGGCGTTCATCGGGTCGATGATCCCGCTCGTCGGAACGCTGAGCGCCTCGATCGTGAACAGCGCGCTCTGCCTCTTCGTCTCGCCGGTCACCGCGCTCATCGCGATCATCTACTACCTGATCTACATGCAGATCGAGGCGTACGTCCTGAGCCCGCGCATCATGAACAAGGCGGTCGCCGTCCCCGGTGCCCTCGTCGTCATCGCGGCCTTCGGTGGCGGCGCCCTCGGCGGTATCCTCGGTGCCCTCGTCGCGATCCCGGTCGCCGCATCGATCATCATCATCGTGCAGAAGGTCGTCTTCCCGAGCCAGGACTCCAAGGTGGTACCGGAGAACAAACTCGGTGACGCCGAGACGGCGGCCGTCGGCACGAGCGCGGCGGCGAAGTGA
- the proC gene encoding pyrroline-5-carboxylate reductase, producing MSETISLPSIAILGAGSMGGAVLRGLVQPGVEVDGGITVTNRTIAKAEALAELPGVTSIALEQDADGNRRAAAAAKIVLIGVKPYLVADLLAEIADALQPGTIVVSLAAGIRGAAFEAALPESVSVLRSMPNTPSYVGLGVTGLAPGTRSSEDDLAVVTALFETVGEVVVIPESKIDALSAISGSGPAYVYYLIEELTRTAIGLGFTPEQAAVMVNGTFRGATELLATTGESAEQLRINVTSPKGTTEQALAVLAEAGFSETFDRAAAAAVARAEELSAS from the coding sequence GTGAGTGAAACGATCAGCCTGCCCAGCATCGCCATCCTCGGAGCCGGTTCGATGGGAGGGGCCGTCCTTCGCGGTCTCGTCCAGCCGGGTGTCGAGGTCGACGGTGGCATCACGGTGACGAACCGGACCATCGCCAAGGCGGAGGCTCTCGCCGAGCTGCCAGGCGTCACCTCGATCGCCCTCGAGCAGGACGCCGACGGCAATCGTCGCGCGGCAGCCGCGGCGAAGATCGTCCTGATCGGCGTGAAGCCCTACCTGGTCGCCGACCTCCTCGCCGAGATCGCCGACGCGTTGCAGCCGGGCACGATCGTCGTGAGCCTTGCGGCCGGCATCCGCGGTGCGGCCTTCGAGGCCGCCCTGCCGGAGTCGGTGTCGGTCCTCCGCTCCATGCCGAACACCCCGTCCTACGTCGGGCTGGGTGTCACCGGGCTCGCGCCGGGTACCCGGTCGAGCGAGGACGACCTCGCCGTCGTCACCGCGCTCTTCGAGACCGTCGGCGAAGTGGTCGTCATCCCCGAATCGAAGATCGACGCCCTCAGCGCCATCTCCGGTTCCGGTCCGGCGTACGTCTACTACCTCATCGAGGAACTGACCCGCACGGCGATCGGCCTCGGGTTCACCCCCGAGCAGGCGGCCGTGATGGTCAACGGAACCTTCCGCGGCGCGACGGAACTCCTCGCGACGACGGGGGAGAGCGCCGAGCAGCTGCGGATCAACGTCACGAGCCCGAAGGGGACGACGGAGCAGGCGCTCGCCGTGCTCGCCGAGGCGGGCTTCAGCGAGACGTTCGACCGCGCCGCGGCAGCCGCCGTCGCACGCGCCGAGGAGCTGTCCGCCTCCTGA
- the tadA gene encoding tRNA adenosine(34) deaminase TadA produces MHAPAEFAVWMDLAIAEAEAALASDDVPVGAVLVAPDGTVVSVGRNERELHTDPTAHAEVVAIRAAAAALAVWHLTELTLVVTLEPCVMCAGAILAARIPRVVFGAWDEKAGAVGSVYDVLRDRRLQHRVEVYAGVEAERCSALLTDFFRGAGGVGAP; encoded by the coding sequence ATGCACGCACCGGCCGAGTTCGCCGTGTGGATGGACCTCGCCATCGCCGAGGCCGAGGCGGCACTGGCCAGTGACGACGTCCCGGTGGGCGCGGTGCTCGTCGCCCCGGACGGCACGGTGGTCTCCGTCGGACGCAACGAGCGCGAGCTGCACACCGATCCGACCGCCCACGCCGAGGTGGTCGCCATCCGCGCCGCAGCGGCCGCGCTGGCCGTCTGGCACCTCACGGAGCTGACGCTCGTCGTCACGCTCGAACCCTGCGTCATGTGCGCCGGCGCGATCCTCGCCGCCCGGATCCCGCGGGTCGTCTTCGGGGCCTGGGACGAGAAGGCCGGTGCGGTCGGTTCCGTCTACGACGTCCTGCGTGACCGGCGCCTGCAGCACCGTGTCGAGGTCTATGCGGGGGTAGAGGCCGAGCGCTGCTCGGCGCTCCTCACCGACTTCTTCCGGGGCGCGGGCGGCGTCGGAGCCCCCTGA
- a CDS encoding winged helix-turn-helix domain-containing protein — MSLAAVQTTRPTRQLTAVEDAPRAATPHVRAVPAGPEARGFVLYVGLDEAKAAAAGTSLGEIVEAIKALTAQFAPEAETHAAVALAPRGAGGRDLDVVRLALQDPSALAAHRDEVDEEEQDRAHAGVVVDISRKRLVLDNEAAPLTYKEFELLQYLVLREGRTIERAELISSLWRAGDDEEVPNERTIDVHVRRLRAKLGRYEDIVRTVRGVGYRFDRHADVSIRYASTPSPDLF; from the coding sequence ATGTCTCTTGCAGCCGTTCAGACCACCCGCCCCACCCGCCAGCTCACCGCCGTCGAGGATGCGCCTCGGGCCGCGACCCCGCACGTCCGCGCCGTTCCGGCCGGCCCCGAAGCCCGAGGGTTCGTCCTCTACGTCGGCCTCGACGAGGCGAAGGCGGCCGCCGCCGGCACGAGCCTCGGTGAGATCGTCGAGGCCATCAAGGCCCTGACGGCCCAGTTCGCTCCGGAGGCCGAGACGCACGCGGCCGTCGCCCTCGCCCCCCGCGGTGCCGGCGGACGCGACCTCGACGTCGTCCGGCTCGCCCTCCAGGACCCCTCGGCACTCGCGGCCCACCGCGACGAGGTCGACGAGGAGGAGCAGGACCGCGCGCACGCCGGTGTCGTCGTCGACATCTCCCGGAAGCGCCTCGTCCTCGACAACGAAGCTGCGCCGCTCACGTACAAGGAGTTCGAGCTCCTCCAGTACCTCGTCCTCCGCGAAGGACGCACGATCGAGCGCGCCGAGCTCATCTCATCGCTGTGGCGTGCCGGCGACGACGAAGAGGTCCCGAACGAGCGGACCATCGACGTCCACGTGCGTCGCCTGCGCGCCAAGCTCGGCCGCTACGAGGACATCGTCCGCACCGTGCGCGGTGTCGGCTACCGCTTCGACCGCCACGCGGACGTCTCCATCCGCTACGCCAGCACCCCGTCGCCCGACCTGTTCTAA
- a CDS encoding TrkA family potassium uptake protein, translated as MVDRIKHDAPVLVIGLGRFGAACAGELDRLDREVLAIDDNSDLVQKWSDRVTHTVQADAKNIEALRQIGAQDFSVAVVAVGSSIEASVLITANLVDLKIPQIWAKAVSQSHGKILARVGASHVIYPEREAGERVAHLVSGRMLDFIQFDDDFALVKMYPPKPIRGLNLTESGVRTKYRITVVGVKSPGKPFTYATADTVVSNHDLIIVSGTSADIERFASLEG; from the coding sequence TTGGTTGACCGCATCAAGCACGACGCCCCGGTCCTCGTCATCGGACTCGGTCGGTTCGGTGCGGCCTGCGCCGGCGAACTCGACCGACTCGACCGCGAGGTGCTCGCGATCGACGACAACTCCGACCTCGTGCAGAAGTGGTCCGACCGGGTCACGCACACCGTGCAGGCCGACGCGAAGAACATCGAGGCGCTCCGGCAGATCGGCGCGCAGGACTTCTCGGTCGCGGTCGTCGCGGTCGGATCCTCCATCGAGGCGAGCGTGCTCATCACCGCAAACCTCGTCGACCTCAAGATCCCGCAGATCTGGGCCAAGGCCGTCTCGCAGTCGCACGGCAAGATCCTCGCCCGAGTGGGGGCGAGCCACGTCATCTACCCCGAGCGCGAGGCCGGCGAACGCGTCGCCCACCTCGTGTCGGGCCGCATGCTCGACTTCATCCAGTTCGACGACGACTTCGCGCTCGTCAAGATGTACCCGCCGAAGCCCATCCGCGGGCTGAACCTGACGGAATCGGGCGTCCGGACGAAGTACCGGATCACGGTCGTCGGGGTGAAGTCTCCGGGGAAGCCCTTCACCTACGCGACCGCCGACACCGTCGTGTCGAACCACGACCTCATCATCGTCTCCGGCACCTCGGCCGACATCGAACGCTTCGCCTCACTCGAGGGCTGA
- a CDS encoding TrkH family potassium uptake protein → MSGNAMGRRPSITVRHGLARVREAVSDFAAKSTSRFAILVFSFLIFVFTMLFSLPIASADRQVTPIADALFTAVSVICVTGLSTVDMATHWSLFGHVLVFIGVQIGALGVLTLASILGFVIARRLGLRQKLMAASDTNPLRSHHGPVAEGQAVRLGEIGNLLVTVAVSALVIEAALAILLFPRMLLDGINPWDAAWNSVYYAAMAFTNTGFTPNAEGLAAFENDYWFLSILMLGVFLGSIGFPVIYALSRNFRRPSRWSLHVKLTLVTTIILFFAGALAFILLEFNNPETWNKWNLWDTIFQGFFLSAMTRSGGFSTVDIGDLNGSTLLVADMLMFIGGGSASTAGGIKVTTLAVLFLAAFAEARGREGVEVFRRRIPQDVLRVAVSVVLWGATIVALSTIVILQMTKAPLDHVLFDVISAFATVGLSTGLVADLPDAGVYVLAVTMFLGRVGTVTLAAAVAASQSGQLFKRPEERPIVG, encoded by the coding sequence ACGGACTCGCGAGGGTCAGGGAGGCCGTCAGCGACTTCGCCGCGAAGTCGACCTCGCGGTTCGCCATCCTCGTGTTCAGCTTCCTGATCTTCGTCTTCACGATGCTGTTCTCGCTCCCCATCGCGAGCGCCGACCGCCAGGTGACTCCGATCGCCGACGCCCTCTTCACCGCCGTCTCCGTCATCTGCGTCACCGGGCTCTCGACCGTCGACATGGCCACGCACTGGTCGCTCTTCGGCCACGTGCTCGTGTTCATCGGCGTCCAGATCGGCGCGCTCGGCGTCCTGACCCTGGCCTCGATCCTCGGGTTCGTGATCGCGCGACGACTCGGGCTCCGCCAGAAGCTCATGGCGGCGAGCGACACGAACCCCCTGCGGTCGCACCACGGCCCCGTCGCCGAGGGTCAGGCGGTCCGCCTCGGGGAGATCGGCAACCTGCTCGTCACCGTCGCCGTCAGCGCCCTCGTGATCGAGGCGGCCCTGGCGATCCTGCTCTTCCCGCGCATGCTGCTCGACGGCATCAACCCCTGGGACGCCGCCTGGAACAGCGTCTACTACGCGGCCATGGCCTTCACCAACACCGGCTTCACGCCGAACGCCGAGGGGCTCGCGGCCTTCGAGAACGACTACTGGTTCCTCAGCATCCTCATGCTCGGGGTCTTCCTCGGCAGCATCGGCTTCCCGGTCATCTACGCCCTGAGCCGGAACTTCCGTCGACCGAGCCGTTGGTCGCTGCACGTCAAGCTCACGCTCGTCACGACGATCATCCTGTTCTTCGCCGGGGCGCTCGCCTTCATCCTGCTCGAGTTCAACAACCCCGAGACCTGGAACAAGTGGAACCTCTGGGACACGATCTTCCAAGGGTTCTTCCTGTCGGCCATGACGCGGTCGGGCGGCTTCTCCACCGTGGACATCGGCGACCTCAACGGCTCGACCCTGCTCGTCGCCGACATGCTCATGTTCATCGGCGGTGGCTCCGCCTCGACCGCCGGCGGGATCAAGGTCACGACGCTCGCCGTCCTGTTCCTGGCGGCGTTCGCCGAGGCCCGGGGCCGCGAGGGCGTGGAGGTCTTCCGCCGCCGGATCCCGCAGGACGTGCTCCGCGTCGCGGTGAGCGTCGTCCTCTGGGGTGCGACGATCGTCGCCCTGTCGACGATCGTCATCCTGCAGATGACGAAGGCTCCGCTCGACCACGTGCTGTTCGACGTCATCTCCGCCTTCGCGACCGTGGGGCTGAGCACCGGCCTCGTCGCGGACCTGCCCGACGCCGGGGTGTACGTCCTCGCCGTCACCATGTTCCTGGGCCGCGTTGGTACAGTGACACTCGCTGCAGCCGTGGCCGCGAGTCAGAGCGGCCAGCTGTTCAAACGACCCGAAGAGAGGCCCATCGTTGGTTGA
- a CDS encoding RNA polymerase sigma factor has translation MGVDPVRTSGGLLEQATDRTLVERCVDGDTRAFQVLITRYGRMMKAYAVRLTRSSADGDDVVQEALISAWKRIDTLEDGAMVKSWLMRIVSRRAIDLMRQRKDTESTDDAIIEAPERDGPERRAEASSQLGALSAALDRLPHGQHQAWVLREIGGYSYEEIAEQLGQSVASVRGSLARARATLVKDMEGWR, from the coding sequence GTGGGTGTCGATCCAGTGCGCACGTCGGGTGGCCTCCTCGAGCAGGCGACCGACCGGACCCTCGTCGAACGGTGCGTCGACGGCGACACCCGGGCGTTCCAGGTGCTCATCACGCGCTACGGCCGGATGATGAAGGCGTACGCCGTGCGACTCACGCGATCCTCCGCGGACGGCGACGACGTCGTCCAGGAGGCGCTCATCTCGGCCTGGAAGCGGATCGACACGCTCGAGGACGGCGCGATGGTGAAGAGCTGGCTGATGCGCATCGTCAGCCGCCGGGCGATCGACCTCATGCGGCAGCGCAAGGACACCGAGTCGACCGACGACGCCATCATCGAGGCCCCGGAGCGCGACGGTCCCGAGCGGCGAGCCGAAGCATCGTCGCAGCTGGGAGCACTGTCAGCAGCGCTCGACAGACTGCCGCACGGACAGCACCAGGCTTGGGTGCTCCGCGAGATCGGCGGATACTCGTACGAGGAGATCGCCGAACAGCTGGGGCAGAGCGTCGCCAGCGTCCGAGGGAGTCTTGCACGGGCTCGGGCGACACTGGTCAAGGACATGGAGGGGTGGCGATGA
- the upp gene encoding uracil phosphoribosyltransferase: protein MRVHVADHPLITHKLTVLRDKTTPSPVFRALTEELVTLLAYEATRGVTVEEITIQTPVTETVGVKISEPRPLVVPILRAGLGMLEGMVKLLPTAEVGFLGMVRNEETLEPTTYAERLPDDLSDRQCFVLDPMLATGGSLAAAIDFLFKRGAMHVTAICLLAAPEGLERLEAETAGKDVTIVLGALDEKLDENGYIVPGLGDAGDRLYGVV from the coding sequence ATGCGAGTGCACGTAGCCGACCACCCCCTCATCACCCACAAGCTCACGGTGCTCCGCGACAAGACGACACCGTCACCGGTGTTCCGTGCCCTCACCGAGGAGCTCGTCACGCTGCTCGCCTACGAGGCGACGCGCGGCGTCACGGTCGAGGAGATCACGATCCAGACGCCCGTCACCGAGACGGTCGGCGTCAAGATCAGCGAGCCGCGTCCGCTCGTGGTCCCGATCCTGCGGGCCGGCCTCGGCATGCTCGAGGGCATGGTGAAGCTGCTCCCCACCGCCGAGGTCGGCTTCCTCGGCATGGTGCGCAACGAGGAGACCCTCGAACCCACCACGTACGCGGAGCGTCTCCCCGACGACCTGTCGGACCGCCAGTGCTTCGTGCTCGACCCGATGCTCGCGACCGGTGGCTCGCTCGCGGCGGCCATCGACTTCCTCTTCAAGCGTGGCGCGATGCACGTCACCGCCATCTGCCTGCTCGCCGCCCCCGAGGGTCTCGAGCGCCTCGAGGCCGAGACGGCCGGCAAGGACGTCACCATCGTCCTGGGCGCCCTCGACGAGAAGCTCGACGAGAACGGGTACATCGTCCCCGGGCTCGGCGACGCCGGCGACCGCCTCTACGGCGTCGTCTGA
- a CDS encoding GNAT family N-acetyltransferase has product MIVVDRWTVADADLSALLDDYHRRTEHEKLLGREPAPDDLAPTSALPERHRREVDDPATAFERDVVLVARADDSTLSGCVVLTPGPSPEIKRLWVADGARRRGVATALLDAAIRAATDRGDPEVRLSVWHWRTGAIALYRRSGFRPVPSWDDRPGLDCFVRSLR; this is encoded by the coding sequence ATGATCGTCGTCGACCGGTGGACTGTTGCGGATGCCGACCTCTCCGCGCTGCTCGACGACTACCACCGCCGCACGGAGCACGAGAAGCTCCTCGGACGCGAACCGGCTCCGGACGACCTGGCACCCACCTCGGCCCTGCCCGAACGCCACCGACGTGAGGTCGACGACCCGGCCACCGCCTTCGAGCGGGACGTGGTGCTCGTCGCGAGGGCGGACGACTCCACGTTGTCGGGGTGCGTGGTCCTGACCCCGGGGCCGTCACCGGAGATCAAACGACTCTGGGTCGCCGATGGCGCGCGCCGACGAGGTGTCGCGACGGCACTCCTGGACGCGGCGATCCGCGCAGCGACGGACCGAGGCGATCCGGAGGTCCGCCTGTCGGTCTGGCATTGGCGCACCGGTGCGATCGCGCTGTACCGACGATCCGGCTTCCGGCCGGTCCCCTCCTGGGACGATCGGCCAGGGCTCGACTGCTTCGTCCGATCGCTCCGCTGA
- a CDS encoding MarP family serine protease, which translates to MQPGVILDIILVVVLIGFLIRGWRAGLLGSLGGLVGLAAGGVGAFFAIPLVASWVPDAAWRGWAAVAAAVVVLAVGYTIGAFIGGAIGPVVRKTPLRGLERLLGAALNLVVTALVLVTAALGVGSLGIPLLAQAVGSSAVIGTIDRVTPVQVKSTLAQLRSTVVDGGAQRVIEAFGGTADVPAAPQLDTSTPALQTASASVVRISGTAESCSRSLTGSGFVFADDLVMTNAHVLAGVTNPVVEVPGAMPREGRIVYFDPVDDLAVIRVDDLGARSLPLAPNPAPGSNAVVAGYPFGGPYTAGGAQVIVVGPSLVADIGGNNPTSRQVVTLSGTVQPGNSGGPLLTESGEVAGVIFARDANSAPVGYALAMDEVLPVVALAGSLQSAVPSGACLAD; encoded by the coding sequence ATGCAACCCGGCGTGATCCTCGACATCATCCTCGTCGTCGTCCTGATCGGCTTCCTGATCCGCGGGTGGCGTGCGGGGCTCCTCGGGAGCCTCGGCGGGCTCGTCGGGCTGGCGGCCGGCGGGGTCGGCGCCTTCTTCGCGATCCCGCTCGTCGCCTCGTGGGTGCCGGATGCGGCCTGGCGTGGCTGGGCGGCGGTCGCGGCGGCGGTGGTCGTCCTCGCCGTCGGCTACACGATCGGTGCGTTCATCGGCGGGGCCATCGGCCCCGTCGTCCGCAAGACCCCCCTGCGCGGTCTGGAACGCCTGCTCGGTGCCGCCCTCAACCTCGTCGTCACCGCGCTCGTCCTCGTGACCGCGGCACTCGGTGTCGGCTCCCTCGGCATCCCGCTGCTCGCCCAGGCGGTCGGGTCGTCCGCGGTGATCGGCACGATCGACCGCGTCACGCCCGTGCAGGTGAAGAGCACGCTCGCGCAGCTCCGCTCCACGGTGGTCGACGGCGGGGCCCAGCGCGTCATCGAGGCGTTCGGCGGAACCGCGGACGTCCCCGCCGCCCCGCAGCTCGACACCTCGACGCCGGCCCTGCAGACGGCCTCCGCGTCCGTGGTCCGCATCAGCGGCACCGCCGAGTCCTGCTCTCGGAGCCTCACCGGAAGCGGATTCGTCTTCGCGGACGACCTGGTCATGACGAACGCGCACGTTCTCGCCGGCGTGACGAACCCGGTCGTCGAGGTCCCGGGAGCCATGCCCAGGGAAGGACGGATCGTCTACTTCGATCCGGTCGACGACCTCGCCGTCATCCGCGTCGACGACCTCGGCGCCCGATCGCTGCCGCTCGCACCGAATCCGGCGCCCGGTTCGAACGCCGTCGTCGCCGGGTATCCGTTCGGTGGCCCGTACACGGCCGGTGGCGCGCAGGTCATCGTGGTGGGGCCGAGCCTCGTCGCCGACATCGGCGGGAACAACCCGACGAGCCGTCAGGTCGTGACGCTGTCCGGGACGGTGCAGCCGGGCAACTCGGGTGGCCCGCTCCTCACCGAGTCCGGTGAGGTTGCGGGCGTGATCTTCGCCCGCGACGCGAACTCCGCGCCGGTCGGGTACGCGCTCGCGATGGACGAGGTCCTGCCCGTCGTCGCGCTCGCCGGGTCGCTGCAGTCCGCGGTCCCGTCGGGCGCCTGCCTCGCCGACTGA
- a CDS encoding GNAT family N-acetyltransferase, producing MTITIGRMDWTDEVGARLRRAQRTELDARYGSDDHEPGTPPSGDDIAVFLVATDAAGTALGCGALRLLAEHRAEVKRMYVAPAARGTGVAVAVLRALEDEARSLGVEELLLETGTAQPDAMRFYEREGYAPIPAFGPYVDEPLSRCYARRLA from the coding sequence ATGACCATCACGATCGGCCGGATGGACTGGACGGACGAGGTCGGAGCACGGTTGCGTCGAGCGCAGCGGACCGAGCTCGACGCCCGATACGGCAGCGACGACCACGAGCCGGGAACGCCCCCGTCGGGCGACGACATCGCGGTCTTCCTCGTGGCAACCGATGCCGCGGGGACGGCGCTCGGCTGCGGCGCACTCCGACTCCTCGCCGAGCACCGTGCGGAGGTCAAGCGCATGTACGTCGCGCCGGCGGCCCGGGGGACCGGCGTCGCCGTCGCCGTGCTCCGAGCGCTCGAGGACGAGGCGAGGTCGCTGGGCGTCGAGGAGCTGCTCCTCGAGACGGGAACGGCGCAACCCGACGCGATGCGGTTCTACGAGCGCGAGGGGTATGCGCCGATCCCCGCCTTCGGGCCGTACGTCGACGAACCCCTGTCGCGGTGCTACGCGCGCCGGCTCGCCTGA